CACTAGAATTGCTGTCGCCATGTCTGTCATGGGGGTCATTTCCTCCATCAAGctgttcaaaaagaaaacaaaaaacatcattattttcaagtatatgcTGAAAAGACAGCACATAATATAGGTGGAATCCAGTGGAAAATAAAAGGATACCCTACTTTGCCCATTACCTCAGAAGCAGTcttttcttcttgtttctttGACAGAGACTCGATGGCTTTAAAAACATTTGTGAAGGATGCCCTTATGCAGTCGTTGAGCAATGCAAACTCCTTGTTGAGCTGGTGAAACATAGAAACAAGGTTAAAAAACTGTTATGTATGAAAATTCAAATGTTAAACTAGAATAGTCCCCGAGTGTCCGTACCATCTGAATCTCAGTCTTCAACTCCAACTGTCCGTCAGACAGTCTTTTCAACTCGGTGCTCCAGTCATCATTGTTCAAGGGGGGTTTAGGTTTGGTCTTAGGCTGCTTCCTACTTGCTTGAGGAGGTGGGTTGCTAAAGTCTTCATCACTAAGATGAACATCTCCAGATGCCACCTCGTTAACCCTTTCATTTTCGATTGATTCAGGTAAACCAAGTGTTGTTTTCTCAAATTCTGTTGGAGATATATTCCTCAGCTTCAACTACATAAAAACCGTTAACATCAGTAGAGAAACTTTGATTAATATTCCTCAGCTTCAATTCGTAATTAATAACGTGTAATAAACTTTGAATACACCACAGATATACCTGCCTAAAATCGTATATAATATATTACATGTAtaacaaaatattatatataatgtaCTAGAAAAATAACCTAAACAAGAAAACATTAGCACAAGTAGAGACTAAAATGATTCATAATTAACATTGTTTAATAAACTTTGAATACACCATAGATATACCATTCTAAGCTGGTATATTAATGTAACTACATGTATAAACATTATGACATACTAGAAATATACCAttagtatatatttttaaactGAAAAGAAATCCTACATTAGTGAGTGCATGAATGGTCTATCATAGTGTATATgttaaagggcagcccggtgcacttaagctcccgctatgcgcagggtccggggaagggcccgaccacaagggtctgttgtacgcagccttaccttgcatttctgccagaggctgtttccaaggcttgaacccgtgacctcctggtcacatggcagcaactttacaataaaaaaaaataactgcACTTTCCAGTAACCTGATCCTGACTCTGGCTGAAAATCCTATCCAACAATTCCTTAAAACTTGgctgctttgtaactttccaaCTAAGTATGCGGGGCACTTTGTCAGCAACTCGGAAAGCAATCTTATTATTAACATAAGGGCAACACTCATAAAACCAACACTGGAATGCCAATGGTAATCCACCAAGCCTGTACATCAAAGGCTTCCCCTGCAACTTTCCCTTCATAGACTTCAGTGTGGCTTTAAAGACAGCTTTACCCCAAGGATATGAATCATATGCACCGCTGTCAACGAGCTCAAAATCATCCCTTGAGATATGTTTACGACTCACAGTGGAGAACAAAAATGTGTGAATGAAATATAGGACAGCAATCTTGACTGCATCCTCATCGGATTTCCATCTCTTATTATGGAAGCATTCAATTAAGGATTGCTTAGGCACCCTGGTAAGTTCAGAAAAGTATGTATTCATTAACTGGCCCGTTCCATTGGAATCATAGCATTTATAAGCATCGCCAGTACACTTTAACCCGGTGATAATCCCAAACTCAATAAGCCCAAATCGCAGCGTGACATCTTTCATTGATATCCACATCGCATCCTCTTCCTCCTCAACCACCTCCCTCAACAATAGGGAGTGTGCCAACTGATGCTGTACCACTACTGGCGGCAAATCAAGAAAATGCCCGAAACAGGTTTCCCTAAACATCTGAATCTGCCTAGCATCCAACTTCTCATTCAACAACTTAACAGCATCAATATTAGTTTGTGCCCCAACCCTTGGGTGGTAACGCTTGACCGGTCGAACATAAAAATCCCCAACCTACATGACAATGATACAAATATATGTTAATACACAAGAAAGTTGTAAAATATGTTGTACTGCTGATATACAATTCAAAAGTACAGCAAATAGTACATATATACAGTTTTGCATCCCCTTTTTACACTGTATACTGTATAGGCTAAAGTGGTAAACAGGCACTAAACATGTCTGTGTCTTTCATTTTGACGCTAAACCTCATACTTGTTCCTATTGAACACTTCAAACCTTAACAAATGCGTACCTATTAGACACACATTATacaaacaaatatattatttatacactCCCTATTACTGCTGATGTACAATTCAAAAGTATAACAAATAGTACATATATACAGTTTTTGTATCCCGTTCGTACACTTATACATATACACTTAAGTCATAAGCGAGCTCGACCAGCAGGAAAAAGTGTTGGGGTGAAGCCAAGAAGAGGGTGACCACTTTATTCGTCAAGCGAATGATCATCGCTTCACGGCCCACTAAACTTGTCCGCATCTTTCATTTTGACTCCTTAGACACAAATCATACacacaaatatattatttatacactCCTTATTGTACTGCCAATGTACAATTCAAAAGTACAACAAACAGTACATATATGTGGTTTTGTATCCCATTTTTTTACACTGTATACTATATAGGCTAAAGTCATAAGCAGACCACTAAACTTGTCCTCCTCTTTCATTTTGACACTACAACTCAAACTCGTTCCAATTGAACACTTCaatctcaaaatatgtgtaCCTATTAGattcacatatcatatacacgCACGCAACTTAgaaggaaaatcaagaaaagtAATGTCTGCCTCTGATATTTGAATACACACACATCATATACAAAAATACATACCACATCTTTCATTTTGACACTGGAACACAGACTTCACTTCAATCTTAACAGATGTGTATCCATTAGACACACATataatacacacacacacatacaacTCAGAAGGATTTGAATATACAAACATCATATACACAAATACACACCGCACCTTTCATTTTCACACTAGAACTCAGATTTGTTCCAATTGAACAAGTAATCTTAACAAATATGTACCTATTAGACACACACATCATATTCACACCcatagaacaacaacaacaacaacagtgTAAACCCACTACAAGGGGGAAATGGGGAGATAGAGTTTCCAATCGACCCTCGGCTCTAGAAAAGATACACACATCATATATAATCTATACAAGCATcatatacacacacatacaacaacaacattgtGATCTCACTACAAGAGGGAAATGGGAAGGATAGAGTTTCCAATGGACCCTCGACTCAAGAACAGATACACacatcatatacacatatatatcatCTATACACAGatcacatacacacacacacaaaagtATATATACTCATCATATACAATGTATGTATACACATGATATACATcaattaacaataaaaaaaatgaaaagtacCACCAAATCCTGGCTCAAACGATTCTCCTTCTCTTCAACATCATACACCTTTCTCCTTTTAGGATTAGCAGCAACACCCACATCAACATTCTTCAACCGCTTCCTCTTTTTCGATTTTTTCACATAATTCTTCCCATATACCCTCGATTTCTTACTGATAAAATTTAGGGTTTTTTTCGTAATCTCCTTACGAACAACACCCGTTTGAGATCGGGTTCTTCTACTACTAGAAACTTGACCATTTTTCACAACCAGCGATTTTGATTCCGGCGAATTCAAATTCGGAGAATTCTCCATTTCCATTTCGACTTTTTGAGACGATTGAAAACTCAAAAGAGTCCAAACCGCTGAATTAAACCCTTGACTTGCCACTTTTTCTTCGATTTCACAACTCACTGAAAACTTTTTTTTGCGAATTTTCAAAAAAACTgataaaaattgaatctttttGCCAATTCTCACAGCCCCAATTTGAGATGAACAACAAACAGAAGATTTAACAATggaggagaaaagaaagggtTTATGTAGGAAAACCTGATTTTTGAgggcttttttttttttcagagATGAAAGTCcagtaaaattaaaaatgagagtagaaaaaaatagtaatttacCTAAATCTCGAAAAGTCgaattactatacatccctcattgtatcaaaattatccgattttccttttttttcaatttttcacatACATTAgtgatgtatttgatacatcaattatctgtatattaattaatgaagatcatctatgtatggatagtatcttaatataaggtatatttggttctttaaatcaattactgatttaattaatgagattaattttgttaaaaaaaatacggttgtgtacatgaagattcaagccaaaaaaaagagcataaattcaaaccaaattcgatttcaattttttttccagttttgctGATATATAAgctatgtatctgatacatcaactttagatGTAGAATACTTAATGCATATCAGTTATTTATGGTTAGTATCTTAATGTAAGTTTTGAttggttatttaattgaatcactgatctaattaatgagattaatttgttaaaaaaacaattgttatgttcatgaagattcaagccaaaaaacagagcatcatctcgaatggaaaaaaaacagagcatcaattcaaaccgaagtcgatttcaattattttttcagttttgcttATACAtgagttatgtatctgatacatcaactttagctatagaataattaatgcacatcagctatttatggatagaagATTGAGATAAGGTATAATTGActctttatatcaattactgatctaattaatgagattaattggtTAAAGAAGGCGACAGTTATGTACATGAATTTTGAAGCCAAAAATCAGATCATCGACTCAAAGGAAAACAACAGAGCATCCATTCAAAGCAAACTTCGCATTTCATCAATTAATAGATATGAATATCCCGATACTACTGAGACATTCTGGAGTTTGGCAATCCGATGTTAGTTATGaacaatacaaaagtgatggaatcgttGTCGGTGACAATGTATCTTACTCAAATCTAAAAGCAGCAATCGCTGCTGAATTGAGTGTGGATGAATcagagaaaaatattgaaatccgATACATAGTTGAAGGTAATTCGTTGCCAATATATATTCgtaatgatatgggtgttaatctttacatagagttgaagaagaaagaggctGGTTTCGTAAATTATCACCTGTGCATATCAAGTTCTTATATAAAAAGATGTGAGATAAAATCATTCGACAGTACATCTGGAGCAATCGTTTGTGCCGAATCAAACGCGAATGAGTCCCacatttttggtttagaagaatctgGTAATGTCGCAAATTGTTATATAGCAGAATTGGAGTTGACGAACTATATAGCTGATACAAATGGTGCGGAAGTGAAGGAGAATCAATTCTATAAGAATAAAACAACTCTAGTTGACgtaatggccaaatacaaaatcaataatgaatttaatttcaaggttaaaagatccgacagtaaaaggtatgcgcatattctgcatttggaaattttggtTTTGGATATTATcaaacagtatgtatcagatacatatgaatgtgtgtatctgatacatgcttaaaaaaatattttttcctgtcatgatacatcaaaactctatttctgtaactcagttaaaaaataatgatagttatactgttaaaaaataatgctgtcagtatgtatcagattcatatgACTCTGTGTATCAGAtgctttcattttttattttttgttcataATACATACTAAGAAgtatgtatcaagtacatgcGTTTACACACTTCCTATCAGAATGTCACTTTGTTTGGTGatattatatatgaaaaaatgttGGTATGatacatgtcattttttttataaaaatgcaGTTATGTGTTAGTATGCTTTTCAGACGGCtgttgttggagaatgaaaacttcatgttggaaaaaatctgatatattcaaagttagatatttcaatagtgaacattATGTGCACTGAGAGATAggattttcaacaaagttcatgctacaaaggcttttgTTAATGCATTCACAGCacctaaattggttaatcataaAAGAATTCTCACCCCTAATGATATACGAGAGGCTATTAAATTAGAGTATGGAATTGATATTAACTATCAACAGGCATGGCGTTCAAAAGAGCATGCTTTGGAGATGTTAAGGGGAAAACCTGATGATGGATATAGACAGCTGcctgtatacatacatatgctaaaaaccgtatatccaaattcgtacataagtatgcacaagtcatcaactgatgagttcatgtatttgttcatagcgttaaggcccttgatgagggggtttcagttttgtcgaccagtagttgttgttgacggtgcgcatcttgatggaccttataaagggaCGTTTGTATCAGCTAGCACACTTGATGGGACAGGTATTACTTTCTGATACTGTTGCTTATTGAATAATAGTGTGTCGTCTTATTTGTCACGTTTGTTGTGAATTTGATAAATTCTAATAACTATTATcgctattattgattttttaggttgcATATTGCCGTTGGCGTATGGTATTGTTGATACAAAAAATGATGCATCATGGACGTGTTTTTTTCAGAATTTCAAGAATGCATTTGGTGAGAGGGACAATATGTGTTGTATCAGATAGGAACGAAAGCATAATCAAGAGTGTAAGCATGGTATTTCCCAATGTTCCtcattttgcatgcatatggcatatatggaaaaatgtGTGTACTAAATACAGAAGGAGCAAAGTTGTACTAAGTGACATCTTCTATTCAATGGCTAAGGCATACCGAAAAGATGAAGTCGTTAAATTAATGGCCAAAGTTGAAAGAATCGATCAACGGGTggcacaatatttaaaaaatgcagGATACGAAAAGTGGTCAAGGGTTCATGCCACTATCAACAGGGGtagaatgatgacttctaacatcgcagaatgtatcaatggatgtcttgttgaagcacgagagctgcctataattgactttttggagcaaacgagaatgttatttggtgcttggaactgcaaaaataggaaaatagcatcttatacaaaacatactttgggtagaaaattcgaagatatcctAGTCTCAAACACGATcaagtgttcgagaatgaaggtacacgaCAGTTATTTTTAAGTAGATAAGTACTTGATACATAGTTATTTGATACATTAGTTAATTATAACCTGTGCtaattatatactgatacatcatttcttatacatcagttctgttgttgatacatcagttgtgatacatatgtgtgaagtttatttcctgcAGGTTTTTGATACATCTTTTATGTATAAACTGTGCTAATTAAAGACTAATACAtaaattctgatacatcatatgtgtgaagtttatttcaTGCAGTTTTTTTGATACATTAGTTAGGTATAATTTGTGTTAATTAAATAATGATACATCATTTCTAATACATCAGTTCTGTAattgatacatactttctgatacatatatgtgaaatttatttcttgctAGTTGTTGATTCATTAGTTAGGTataacatgtgctaattaaataatgaaacatcaattatgatacataagttctacaattgatacataagttctgatacATGTATGTAAAGTTTATTTCCTTCAGGTTGTTGATTAATTAGTTATGCATAACATGTTctaaatatatactgatacatcagttatgaTACATCATTTCCGTAATTGGTatatactttctgatacatatatgtgaaatttatttcctGTTGGTTGTTGATTCATAAGCTATGTATACCATGTGCTAATTAACTAATGAAGCATCaattatgatacataagttctgatacatatatgtgaagtttatttccttCAGGTTGTAGATTAATCAGTTATGCATAACATGTTCTAAATATATATTGATACATCAGTGTAGATACATTAGTTGTGTAGATGAAACATAAgtactaatagatatatgtgaagtttatttattgCAGTTTGTTGCTTCATCATTTAGGTATAGCATGTGCTAattatacactgatatatcaattcggatacatcaaatgtgtagttgatacataagtactgatacatatatgtgaaactTGCTTCCTGCAGTATGTTGCATCATCATTCAGGTATATCCTGTGATGATTATATACAGAGACATCTGTTctgatatataaaatttgtatttgatacatgagttttgatacatatatgtgaagtttattttctgcagtttgttgcttcatcagttatgtatatcctgtgataattattacccttttacatcagttctgatacatagttGTGTATGTGATGCGTAAGTACtgatacatatatttgaaatttaattccTGTAGGTTGTTACTTCATCAGACTATCTTTATTCTGTTTACGAAttaggtataagatacattgtgtgtctagaaagaaaaatatgcaCTTGTGGTAGAtttcaactagacgagataCCATATCCACAtgcaattgcagtgttgaagagcaaAAACATTACTGACCTGCACCCATACTGTTTTGATTACTACAAACTAGAGGCGTTGGCAAATACTTATTAATTaccaatggttccaatgccagataagaaagactGGTCTGCTCCgaaggaaattttggaagaatttgtCTTGCCACCAATATACAAAAGGATGCCAGAAAGAccaaagaaagagagaaaaaagttCGCTAGTGAGAAGATAACAAGTAGCACAAATTCTTGTGGACGTTGTGGCCACGAAGGCCACAAcagaaagacttgtaatttcattcctAAATAGATATGATGTTTGTGGTATCACGGTATACATTCtatttgaatcatataattatatcta
This Solanum dulcamara chromosome 8, daSolDulc1.2, whole genome shotgun sequence DNA region includes the following protein-coding sequences:
- the LOC129898846 gene encoding uncharacterized protein LOC129898846; its protein translation is MYSNSTFRDLGKLLFFSTLIFNFTGLSSLKKKKALKNQVFLHKPFLFSSIVKSSVCCSSQIGAVRIGKKIQFLSVFLKIRKKKFSVSCEIEEKVASQGFNSAVWTLLSFQSSQKVEMEMENSPNLNSPESKSLVVKNGQVSSSRRTRSQTGVVRKEITKKTLNFISKKSRVYGKNYVKKSKKRKRLKNVDVGVAANPKRRKVYDVEEKENRLSQDLVVGDFYVRPVKRYHPRVGAQTNIDAVKLLNEKLDARQIQMFRETCFGHFLDLPPVVVQHQLAHSLLLREVVEEEEDAMWISMKDVTLRFGLIEFGIITGLKCTGDAYKCYDSNGTGQLMNTYFSELTRVPKQSLIECFHNKRWKSDEDAVKIAVLYFIHTFLFSTVSRKHISRDDFELVDSGAYDSYPWGKAVFKATLKSMKGKLQGKPLMYRLGGLPLAFQCWFYECCPYVNNKIAFRVADKVPRILSWKVTKQPSFKELLDRIFSQSQDQLKLRNISPTEFEKTTLGLPESIENERVNEVASGDVHLSDEDFSNPPPQASRKQPKTKPKPPLNNDDWSTELKRLSDGQLELKTEIQMLNKEFALLNDCIRASFTNVFKAIESLSKKQEEKTASELDGGNDPHDRHGDSNSSEFSNSEDNGSEGQEHAKDSIGDKDNNEKANEGAIGDVKGGEKLGDPVEEVEKMDVSKSQIPPDTCVVSDHITPEQLTQSSHPAPVLESPHVNQDDTGVEGSSKKSSNVVDNADYSLLTEFDKWVVDEAMKKQSK